Below is a window of Flavobacterium sp. N2820 DNA.
GTATACCGGTTCCATTTTCTTGGGATTAGTATCTGCATTATACCATAGTGCAAAAAATGACAACTATTTAGACCATAAAAAAGTGGGTTTTATAGCCTATGGTAGCGGTTCTAAATCAAAAGTATTTGAAGGCGAAATACAACCAGATTGGAAAAATACCATCTTAAAAACTACACTTTTTGAAATTCTTGAACAGCGTACAACTATTGACTTTACAACGTATGAGAAACTTCATAAAAAAGAACTAAAAGTATCAGTTATAGCACCTAAAAATGAATTTATACTAGAACACATTGAAAAAGAAAATCCGGTTTTAAAGGGTGCTCGATATTATACTTTCGTAGATTAATTATATACCGAATAGAAAAACAAATGGAAAGTGAAGTCGTTTTTGCCAAGCCATTTCGGAATGATTTTCACCTTCAAACTTTTTGGTAAGCCAATTGTTCACATTGTATCCTTTTTGCAACATAATTGCATCTACTTCCTTTTGAAGTGGTTCATACAAGGCGTCTAAGGTTGCTGTACCAAAATCAAAATAAATACGATGTTCTTTTGGATTTGGTAAATGCTTTTCTAAATACCTGTAAAAAGCAGTAGGAATTGGATTGTTTTCGACTTGAAAGATACCAGGCCAATGAGTGGATATACAAGCCGCACCTCCAAAAACGCTTGGATATTCACAAATAGCGTACATAGAAATTAATCCACCCATACTACTTCCTGCAACAAACGTATGTTCTTTTGAGGTATGTACCGCATATTTACCATCAATCAATGGTTTCAATTCTTGTACCATAAATTTCAAATAATTATCAGAAGTAACACTACCATTAAAATACTTAACACCTGGTGAACGTTCTAAACTATAGATCGAATCTTGCTGTTTTTTAGAGAGCAATTCAAAAGCTTTTTGTGGAAAATAATCAGAATGCCTTGTTGCTCCTCCATTCCAAATACCAACAACAATGATATCTTGTATTTTATTTTCGGCATGTAATTTTGCCAAAACTTCATCAACTTCCCAAGCTTGCTTGTTCCATGTTTGTGTAGCATCATATAGCATTTGTCCATCATGC
It encodes the following:
- a CDS encoding alpha/beta hydrolase, with protein sequence MRLIVFCMVLSNLIFSQEIPEVSFGRIERIENFQSQFVTPRTIDVWLPEDYSTTKKYAVLYMHDGQMLYDATQTWNKQAWEVDEVLAKLHAENKIQDIIVVGIWNGGATRHSDYFPQKAFELLSKKQQDSIYSLERSPGVKYFNGSVTSDNYLKFMVQELKPLIDGKYAVHTSKEHTFVAGSSMGGLISMYAICEYPSVFGGAACISTHWPGIFQVENNPIPTAFYRYLEKHLPNPKEHRIYFDFGTATLDALYEPLQKEVDAIMLQKGYNVNNWLTKKFEGENHSEMAWQKRLHFPFVFLFGI